One window from the genome of Spiractinospora alimapuensis encodes:
- a CDS encoding phosphoadenylyl-sulfate reductase, which translates to MTSTLDRADLAAKAAARLDGADTREIVRWAADTFGDRVCMTASMADSLMVDIVSRVIPGIDVLFLDTGYHFPETIGTRDAVAAVYPVNVVSVRPSRSVAEQDRDLGPRLHGRDPGLCCHLRKVEPLRAALGPYEAWISGIRREESATRADVEVVEWDARRRMVKVNPIAHWSQADVDEYVAEHRVLVNPLRDDGYPSIGCQPCTSRVAAGADPRSGRWSGTGKTECGIHR; encoded by the coding sequence GTGACGTCAACACTGGACCGGGCGGATCTGGCCGCCAAGGCGGCGGCCCGGCTCGACGGCGCCGACACGCGAGAGATCGTGCGTTGGGCCGCCGACACCTTTGGGGACCGGGTCTGCATGACCGCGTCGATGGCGGACTCCCTCATGGTCGACATCGTGTCGCGCGTGATCCCGGGGATCGACGTCCTGTTCCTGGACACCGGGTACCACTTCCCGGAAACCATCGGAACCCGGGACGCGGTCGCGGCCGTGTACCCGGTGAACGTGGTATCCGTGCGGCCGAGTCGTTCCGTCGCCGAGCAGGATCGGGACCTCGGCCCCCGACTCCACGGGCGCGACCCGGGCCTCTGCTGCCATCTTCGCAAGGTCGAACCTCTGCGGGCCGCGCTTGGGCCCTACGAGGCGTGGATCAGTGGGATCCGGCGTGAGGAGTCCGCGACCCGGGCCGACGTCGAGGTCGTGGAGTGGGACGCGCGTCGGAGGATGGTGAAGGTGAACCCGATCGCGCACTGGTCCCAGGCCGACGTCGACGAATACGTCGCCGAACACCGAGTGCTGGTCAATCCCCTGCGTGACGACGGCTATCCGTCGATCGGCTGCCAACCCTGTACGTCCCGGGTCGCCGCGGGGGCCGACCCGCGCAGCGGACGGTGGTCCGGTACCGGCAAGACGGAGTGTGGGATCCACCGGTGA
- a CDS encoding nitrite/sulfite reductase gives MPPASAERRSPRNKPRRGEGQWALGYREPLNKNEENKKNDDGLNVRQRIIDVYSKSGFDSIDPADLRGRFRWFGLYTQRAPGIDGGKTAVLAPEELDDRYFMLRVRIDGGQLSLAQLRAVGEISTLYARDTADVTDRQNVQLHWVRIEDVPAIWERLEAVGLSTTEACGDTPRVILGCPLAGVAEDEVLDATDQIREVYEEHVGSPAFSNLPRKFKTSISGCSHYCTNHECNDVAFVGVVDENGTPGFDLHVGGGLSTNPMFAVRLGAFVRPEQVAEVWAGVTGIFRDYGYRRLRHRARIKFLIKDWGAARFREVLEKEYLGYSLPDGPEPPLAPDTRRDHVGVHRQRDGRYYVGFAPRVGRVSGGTLSAIADIAEANGSDRVRTTADQKLVILDVPEERVDAVTEALEAADLQVHPSSFRRHTMACTGIEFCKLAIVETKALGASLIDELERRLPDFPEPITVNVNGCPNSCARIQVADIGLKGQLVTNDAGEQVEGFQVHLGGGMGPDRAFGRKVRGLKTTSEDLPDYVERVLRRFLDARGDDEAFATWVARADDAELT, from the coding sequence ATGCCTCCCGCATCGGCCGAACGTCGCTCACCCCGGAACAAGCCGCGCCGCGGCGAAGGCCAGTGGGCGCTTGGCTATCGAGAACCGTTGAACAAGAACGAGGAGAACAAGAAGAACGACGACGGACTCAACGTCCGCCAACGAATCATCGACGTCTACTCCAAGTCCGGGTTCGACTCCATTGACCCCGCCGACCTGCGGGGCAGGTTCCGGTGGTTCGGTCTGTACACGCAGCGCGCGCCGGGGATCGACGGCGGCAAGACGGCGGTGCTGGCCCCGGAGGAGCTCGACGACCGCTACTTCATGTTGCGCGTCCGAATCGACGGCGGGCAGTTGAGCCTGGCGCAGTTGCGGGCGGTCGGCGAGATCTCGACACTGTACGCCCGGGACACCGCGGACGTGACCGACCGGCAGAACGTCCAACTGCACTGGGTGCGGATCGAGGACGTCCCGGCGATCTGGGAGCGGCTGGAGGCCGTCGGTCTGTCGACCACCGAGGCGTGTGGCGACACCCCGCGCGTGATCCTCGGGTGTCCGCTGGCTGGGGTCGCCGAGGACGAGGTGCTGGACGCCACGGACCAGATCCGCGAGGTGTACGAGGAGCACGTCGGTTCCCCGGCCTTCTCCAACCTGCCCCGGAAGTTCAAGACGTCGATCAGCGGCTGTTCCCACTACTGCACCAACCACGAGTGCAACGACGTCGCCTTCGTCGGTGTGGTGGACGAGAACGGGACCCCGGGTTTCGACCTGCACGTCGGTGGCGGGCTGTCGACGAACCCCATGTTCGCGGTTCGGCTGGGGGCGTTCGTCCGTCCCGAGCAGGTGGCCGAGGTGTGGGCCGGGGTGACGGGCATCTTTCGGGACTACGGATATCGGAGGCTACGTCACCGGGCCAGGATCAAGTTCCTCATCAAGGACTGGGGGGCCGCACGGTTCCGGGAGGTGCTGGAGAAGGAGTACCTCGGCTACTCCCTGCCCGACGGGCCTGAGCCGCCGCTCGCGCCCGACACCCGTCGCGACCACGTCGGAGTGCACCGACAGCGGGACGGGCGCTACTACGTGGGGTTCGCGCCACGGGTGGGCCGTGTCTCCGGCGGTACGCTCAGCGCGATCGCCGACATCGCCGAGGCGAACGGGTCCGACCGTGTGCGGACCACGGCCGACCAGAAACTCGTCATCCTCGACGTACCCGAGGAGCGGGTTGACGCTGTGACCGAGGCGCTGGAGGCCGCGGACCTCCAGGTTCACCCGAGTTCCTTTCGACGACACACCATGGCCTGCACCGGGATCGAGTTCTGCAAGCTCGCCATCGTGGAGACCAAGGCGTTGGGCGCGAGCCTGATCGACGAGCTGGAGCGACGGCTGCCCGACTTCCCCGAACCGATCACCGTCAACGTCAACGGGTGCCCCAACTCCTGCGCGCGGATCCAGGTCGCCGACATCGGCCTCAAGGGCCAACTCGTGACCAACGACGCGGGGGAACAGGTCGAGGGCTTCCAGGTGCACCTCGGCGGCGGAATGGGCCCCGACCGGGCGTTCGGCCGCAAGGTGCGGGGGCTGAAGACGACGTCGGAGGACCTGCCCGACTACGTGGAGCGCGTGCTGCGCCGATTCCTCGACGCACGCGGCGACGACGAGGCCTTCGCGACCTGGGTCGCGCGCGCCGACGACGCGGAGCTCACCTGA
- a CDS encoding putative leader peptide codes for MFAVLDPMLRARRHVDLLRVHSALCRNAG; via the coding sequence ATGTTCGCTGTCTTGGACCCGATGCTGCGTGCCCGTCGGCACGTGGATCTGCTGCGGGTCCACAGCGCTCTCTGTCGTAACGCCGGTTAG
- a CDS encoding MFS transporter, which produces MTSTVAAPDPIARRARRSVTALFAVNAMTYASVVPWYPSLKSSLELSNAALGASIAAMPLGAILTGMLAGPLIARLGSGATAVWSGMLTAIALPIIAIAPSAWVFAAALFGLGCVDAWADSAMNSHGLRVQRRYGRSIINSFHATWSVFAVVGGLLGATAVGLGVPMVVHTSVTAVLLILAMCLTVPGLLSGAEDTERAAEAGSRPAPTSASRWPAPRAVGLILALGTLLMLAAAVEDSAPSWGAVYMRTELAASAFVAGMPFVACQALMTSGRLVGDRLTDRFGAATVARAGTLVAAFGLGVALLWPTQFTTVLGFGLCGLGVATLFPLALSTAGNVPGVRSGDGVTAVAWLARIGFLAFPPAVGFIADASSLRVGLIIIPLGAVAAFFLSSALRPRN; this is translated from the coding sequence GTGACATCGACGGTTGCCGCACCCGATCCGATCGCGCGTCGCGCGCGTCGTTCGGTCACCGCGTTGTTCGCGGTGAACGCCATGACCTACGCGAGCGTGGTGCCGTGGTATCCCTCCCTCAAGAGCTCCCTGGAGTTGTCGAACGCCGCCCTGGGGGCGTCGATCGCGGCGATGCCGCTTGGGGCGATCCTCACCGGAATGCTCGCCGGCCCGCTGATCGCGCGGTTGGGCAGCGGCGCCACCGCGGTGTGGTCGGGGATGCTGACCGCGATCGCGCTGCCGATCATCGCGATCGCGCCGTCGGCGTGGGTGTTCGCCGCCGCGTTGTTCGGGCTTGGCTGTGTCGACGCCTGGGCCGACTCCGCGATGAACTCCCACGGACTACGGGTGCAGCGTCGCTACGGACGCAGCATCATCAACTCGTTCCACGCCACGTGGAGCGTGTTCGCGGTCGTCGGCGGCCTGTTGGGGGCGACGGCCGTCGGCTTGGGCGTGCCGATGGTGGTCCACACCTCCGTGACGGCCGTACTCCTCATCCTCGCGATGTGTCTCACGGTTCCCGGCCTCCTCTCCGGGGCCGAGGACACCGAGCGCGCGGCCGAGGCCGGTTCCCGACCGGCGCCGACCTCCGCGTCTCGCTGGCCAGCTCCCCGCGCCGTCGGCCTGATTCTCGCCCTGGGCACACTCTTGATGCTCGCGGCCGCCGTGGAGGACTCCGCACCGTCCTGGGGCGCGGTGTACATGCGCACGGAACTCGCCGCCTCGGCGTTCGTGGCGGGGATGCCGTTCGTGGCCTGCCAGGCGCTGATGACCTCCGGCCGCTTGGTCGGTGACCGTCTGACGGACCGGTTCGGGGCGGCGACGGTGGCGCGGGCCGGAACCCTGGTCGCGGCGTTCGGTCTGGGGGTCGCGCTACTGTGGCCCACCCAGTTCACGACCGTCCTCGGTTTCGGCCTCTGTGGGTTGGGCGTCGCGACGCTGTTCCCGCTCGCCCTGTCCACCGCCGGAAACGTGCCGGGGGTGCGCAGCGGGGACGGGGTGACCGCGGTCGCCTGGCTCGCCCGGATCGGCTTCCTCGCCTTCCCACCGGCGGTTGGATTCATCGCCGACGCGTCGAGCCTGCGTGTCGGGCTGATCATCATTCCACTCGGTGCGGTCGCCGCGTTCTTCCTGTCCTCCGCGCTGCGCCCGCGGAACTGA
- a CDS encoding phosphoribosyltransferase family protein, whose translation MNPTPVSLPFADRAEAGQRLAERVRPLAVVDPIVVALPRGGVAVGAELARVLRIPLDVLLVRKIGVPGNPEYGVGALTEDGHVSYDDAALARLGLSRSALATTVMAEREELQRRRESYRGDRQPPRLSGRDVIVVDDGLATGATARAALAMARRQRPARLSLAVPVGNLAAVDDLRDQVDRLVVLTAPANFRAVGEWYQDFTQLSDSFVRSVLAELTPSDQAGSGGRPVRIRVGETDIEADYAAPAHRVGTVVVAVDRDRTSAQYRALAGALRRDGLATLALDLGPEATDDASEPSAEQRLGAAVRWSRQATNDDPVGLCGVGTGADAVLRAAGELPDDVGAVVTCGGRLDIAESVLGRVHAPTLALVESEDSFVRELAEWAAAHTGARHEVREIAGVDRLLTDPGAWEEVGTAAAEWFRRALG comes from the coding sequence GTGAACCCGACTCCGGTGTCCTTGCCGTTCGCCGACCGGGCTGAGGCCGGTCAGCGGCTGGCGGAACGTGTGCGTCCCCTGGCCGTGGTGGACCCGATCGTCGTCGCGCTGCCGCGCGGCGGGGTCGCCGTCGGTGCGGAGCTGGCGCGTGTCCTGCGAATTCCCCTGGACGTCCTCCTCGTCCGGAAGATCGGAGTTCCGGGCAACCCGGAGTACGGCGTCGGCGCGCTGACCGAGGACGGTCACGTGTCCTACGACGACGCCGCCCTCGCGCGACTGGGGCTGTCCCGCTCTGCGCTCGCCACCACGGTCATGGCCGAACGCGAGGAACTCCAGCGTCGGAGGGAGAGCTATCGGGGCGACCGCCAACCGCCCCGACTGTCCGGACGCGACGTCATCGTCGTCGACGACGGACTGGCGACCGGTGCCACCGCCCGTGCCGCCTTGGCCATGGCCCGCCGGCAGCGGCCCGCCCGGCTGTCGCTCGCGGTTCCCGTCGGGAACCTCGCCGCGGTCGACGACCTCCGAGACCAGGTCGACCGGCTCGTCGTACTCACCGCTCCCGCCAACTTCCGCGCGGTGGGCGAGTGGTACCAGGACTTCACACAGCTCTCGGACTCCTTCGTGCGGTCCGTGCTCGCTGAGCTCACCCCCTCGGACCAGGCGGGATCGGGGGGACGGCCCGTGCGCATCCGGGTCGGCGAGACCGACATCGAGGCCGACTACGCCGCTCCCGCCCACAGGGTCGGCACGGTCGTCGTCGCGGTGGACCGGGACCGTACCTCCGCGCAGTACCGCGCCTTGGCCGGCGCCCTCCGCCGGGACGGTCTCGCGACCCTGGCGCTGGACCTGGGACCGGAGGCGACGGACGACGCGTCCGAACCGAGCGCGGAGCAGCGACTGGGCGCCGCGGTGCGCTGGTCGCGACAGGCCACGAACGACGATCCGGTGGGACTGTGCGGAGTGGGGACCGGGGCGGACGCCGTGCTGCGGGCGGCGGGGGAACTCCCCGACGACGTGGGAGCCGTGGTCACCTGTGGGGGACGACTGGACATCGCCGAGTCGGTACTGGGACGCGTACACGCCCCGACGCTGGCCCTGGTCGAGAGCGAGGACTCGTTCGTGCGGGAGCTCGCGGAGTGGGCGGCGGCGCACACGGGGGCGCGGCACGAGGTGCGGGAGATCGCGGGTGTGGACCGCCTGCTGACGGACCCGGGGGCGTGGGAGGAGGTCGGAACGGCGGCCGCGGAATGGTTCCGGCGTGCCCTCGGCTAG
- a CDS encoding WhiB family transcriptional regulator, whose product MSQVRRQATLRPRPSWGWQDAAACRGEDLVLFFGPDGERQPEREIRERKAKDVCAQCPVRVECLDYAISRPEKYGTWGGLNEDERASERRRRMRRANAA is encoded by the coding sequence ATGTCCCAGGTACGCCGGCAGGCCACGCTGCGCCCCCGCCCGAGCTGGGGGTGGCAGGATGCCGCCGCGTGTCGGGGTGAGGACCTCGTGCTCTTCTTCGGGCCCGACGGCGAGCGGCAGCCCGAGCGCGAGATCCGGGAGCGTAAGGCCAAGGACGTCTGCGCTCAGTGCCCGGTACGCGTCGAATGCCTTGACTATGCGATCTCCCGCCCCGAGAAGTACGGCACGTGGGGTGGCTTGAACGAGGACGAGCGCGCCTCGGAGCGTCGCCGTCGCATGCGCCGCGCCAACGCCGCATGA
- a CDS encoding YccF domain-containing protein, producing the protein MALLRLILNVIWLVMSGIWLALGYALAGIICCVLIVTIPFGLASFRMANYALWPFGRTVVRRDRAGGVQTVGNVIWIIVAGWWLTIGHITTAAALAVTIIGIPMAWASLKMIPVALAPFGNEIVPSGTRREPWQI; encoded by the coding sequence GTGGCGCTGTTGCGGCTGATCCTGAACGTGATCTGGCTGGTGATGTCCGGCATCTGGTTGGCGCTGGGTTACGCCCTCGCCGGGATCATCTGTTGCGTTCTGATCGTCACCATCCCGTTCGGACTGGCGTCCTTCCGGATGGCGAACTACGCGCTCTGGCCCTTCGGCCGTACCGTCGTACGGCGCGACCGCGCGGGTGGGGTCCAGACGGTGGGCAACGTCATCTGGATCATCGTCGCCGGATGGTGGTTGACCATCGGACACATCACCACGGCGGCCGCCCTCGCCGTCACCATCATCGGTATCCCTATGGCTTGGGCGTCACTGAAGATGATCCCGGTCGCGCTCGCCCCCTTCGGCAACGAGATCGTTCCCAGCGGCACGCGTCGGGAGCCCTGGCAGATCTAG
- a CDS encoding AI-2E family transporter yields MSAPPPPPPPPEPEPPEEDDLLKRASDTAWRLLIVGAVGAIILWGLTYISTAVIPVVLAVFLTALMQPMATALRARGMGRGPSTAITFLGSLVLFGLVVYFIVDRAVAGAGDLVDPVSEFLTEVQSWLRGLGLDAELVNNFLNEAQNEVQNFVQNNLQENARVLAEGFWTGTVAVGQVLFAIVLLMVLTIYFLHSGDHLMKWIGSLFPGHTRRVLFSSSKVAYEVMGRYVRGVALVGLFDAIGIGLLLVVLSFFGQLPFNLALPLIVLTFIGAFLPVIGAFATGALATIVVLVTSGQLWIGLLTLAWVIFIQQLESNLFAPRVYGRALDLPSAVVLLGITVGAIVGNLVGMFLATPIVAVAAALLRNRPGARAEEHASDTGARSPETEPVGETASTTRGKPESPRAEGGSSPTTGG; encoded by the coding sequence GTGAGCGCGCCGCCTCCCCCTCCTCCGCCGCCGGAGCCAGAGCCCCCGGAAGAGGACGACCTGCTCAAGCGGGCGAGCGACACCGCGTGGCGGCTGCTCATCGTGGGCGCGGTGGGAGCCATCATCCTGTGGGGGCTGACCTACATCAGCACCGCCGTCATCCCGGTCGTTCTGGCCGTGTTCCTGACCGCGCTGATGCAGCCGATGGCGACCGCGCTGCGCGCGCGGGGCATGGGCCGCGGCCCCTCGACCGCGATCACGTTCCTCGGTTCGCTCGTCCTGTTCGGTCTGGTCGTCTACTTCATCGTCGACCGGGCGGTGGCCGGCGCGGGCGACCTTGTCGACCCGGTCAGCGAGTTCCTCACCGAGGTGCAGAGCTGGTTGCGGGGGCTGGGGCTCGACGCCGAGCTCGTCAACAACTTCCTCAACGAGGCACAGAACGAGGTACAGAACTTCGTCCAGAACAACCTCCAGGAGAACGCGCGCGTCCTCGCCGAGGGTTTCTGGACCGGCACCGTCGCCGTGGGCCAGGTCCTGTTCGCCATCGTGCTGCTGATGGTGTTGACCATCTACTTCCTGCACTCAGGTGACCACCTGATGAAGTGGATCGGATCGCTGTTCCCCGGCCACACCCGACGCGTGCTCTTCTCCTCCAGCAAGGTCGCCTACGAGGTGATGGGCCGCTACGTCCGGGGCGTGGCCCTGGTCGGTCTCTTCGACGCCATCGGGATCGGGCTGTTGCTGGTGGTGCTGTCCTTCTTCGGTCAGTTGCCCTTCAACCTCGCCCTGCCCCTGATCGTGCTGACCTTCATCGGCGCGTTCCTTCCCGTGATCGGGGCGTTCGCCACCGGTGCCCTCGCCACCATCGTCGTGTTGGTCACGAGCGGCCAACTGTGGATCGGGCTGCTGACACTCGCCTGGGTGATCTTCATCCAGCAGTTGGAGAGCAACCTCTTCGCCCCGCGCGTCTACGGGCGCGCCCTGGACCTTCCCTCCGCGGTCGTCCTGCTGGGAATCACGGTCGGTGCGATCGTGGGCAACCTCGTGGGCATGTTCCTGGCCACGCCGATCGTCGCCGTGGCCGCCGCGTTGCTGCGCAACCGGCCCGGAGCCCGAGCCGAGGAGCACGCGTCCGACACTGGGGCCCGGTCGCCGGAGACGGAACCGGTGGGGGAGACCGCGTCGACGACCAGGGGCAAGCCGGAGTCCCCGCGGGCCGAGGGAGGATCGTCGCCGACCACGGGCGGCTGA